From a region of the Paenibacillus sp. FSL R10-2734 genome:
- a CDS encoding phosphoglycerate kinase, whose amino-acid sequence MNKKSVRDVEVKGKRVFVRVDFNVPVEDGKITDDTRIRETLPTIKYLIENGAKIILASHMGRPKGQFVDSMRLTTAAERLSELLGKPVAKADEAVGEAVKAKIAELGEGDVLVLENVRFYPGEEKNDPELAKQFAELADLFVNDAFGAAHRAHASTEGIAHFLPAVSGLLMEKELTVLGKALSNPERPFTAIIGGSKVKDKIDVIDNLLTLADNVLIGGGLSYTFTKAQGFEIGKSLVDNDKIDVALEFIEKAKALGKNFMLPVDVVVADKFGADANTKIVDYNEIPEGWEGLDIGPKTRELYADIIKNSKLVVWNGPMGVFEIDKFAEGTIAVAKACATTEGYTVIGGGDSAAAAEKFHLADQMDHISTGGGASLEFMEGKALPGVEALNDK is encoded by the coding sequence ATGAACAAAAAGAGCGTCCGTGATGTAGAAGTAAAGGGTAAACGCGTATTTGTACGCGTGGATTTTAACGTTCCTGTAGAAGACGGTAAGATCACTGATGATACTCGTATTCGCGAAACCCTTCCGACCATTAAATATTTGATCGAGAACGGTGCAAAGATCATTCTTGCGAGTCACATGGGTCGTCCTAAAGGCCAATTCGTAGATTCCATGCGTCTGACTACTGCTGCTGAACGTCTGTCCGAGCTTCTCGGCAAACCAGTAGCTAAAGCTGACGAAGCTGTTGGCGAAGCTGTAAAAGCAAAAATTGCTGAGCTAGGCGAAGGCGACGTACTTGTACTTGAGAATGTTCGTTTCTACCCAGGCGAAGAGAAGAACGATCCTGAACTGGCTAAACAATTCGCTGAATTGGCTGATTTGTTCGTCAATGATGCATTTGGTGCGGCTCACCGTGCACATGCTTCGACAGAAGGTATCGCTCATTTCCTACCAGCTGTTTCCGGTCTTTTGATGGAGAAAGAATTGACCGTTCTGGGTAAAGCTCTTTCTAACCCTGAGCGTCCTTTCACTGCAATCATCGGTGGTTCGAAGGTTAAAGACAAAATCGATGTTATTGATAACTTGTTGACTTTGGCTGATAACGTACTGATCGGCGGTGGATTGTCTTATACATTCACTAAAGCTCAAGGCTTCGAAATTGGTAAATCACTCGTAGACAACGACAAAATTGATGTTGCTCTTGAATTTATTGAGAAGGCTAAAGCTCTCGGCAAAAACTTCATGCTTCCAGTTGACGTTGTTGTTGCTGATAAATTCGGCGCAGATGCCAACACTAAGATTGTTGATTACAATGAAATCCCAGAAGGCTGGGAAGGACTTGATATCGGACCTAAGACTCGTGAACTTTATGCCGATATTATCAAAAACTCCAAGCTGGTTGTCTGGAATGGACCTATGGGCGTGTTCGAAATCGATAAATTCGCTGAAGGTACAATTGCAGTAGCAAAAGCTTGTGCAACTACAGAAGGTTATACTGTTATTGGCGGCGGCGATTCCGCAGCAGCAGCAGAGAAATTCCACCTGGCTGACCAAATGGATCACATCTCCACTGGTGGCGGTGCATCCCTTGAGTTCATGGAAGGCAAGGCGCTTCCTGGCGTAGAAGCACTGAACGACAAGTAA
- the clpP gene encoding ATP-dependent Clp endopeptidase proteolytic subunit ClpP, producing MSYIPMVVEQSNRGERAYDIYSRLLKDRIIFLGTEVNDVVANSIIAQMLFLAAEDPEKDIHLYVNSPGGSITAGMAIFDTMQYIKPDVSTICVGMAASMGAFLLNAGAKGKRFALPNSEIMIHQPLGGAQGQATDIEIRARRILKLRDKLNRILAERTGQPLERIEKDTDRDYFMTAADAAEYGIVDKVIEKTLPSGV from the coding sequence GTGAGTTATATTCCTATGGTAGTAGAACAGAGCAACCGCGGTGAGCGCGCTTATGACATCTATTCCCGCCTGCTGAAGGACCGCATCATTTTCCTTGGAACGGAGGTTAATGACGTGGTAGCCAATTCTATCATCGCACAAATGCTGTTCTTGGCTGCCGAAGATCCTGAGAAGGACATTCACCTTTACGTGAATAGCCCAGGCGGTTCCATTACTGCAGGTATGGCTATTTTTGATACAATGCAGTACATTAAACCGGACGTTTCCACCATCTGTGTGGGTATGGCAGCTTCCATGGGCGCTTTCCTGCTCAACGCTGGTGCTAAAGGCAAACGCTTCGCGTTGCCTAACAGTGAGATTATGATTCACCAACCTCTGGGTGGTGCTCAAGGTCAAGCAACGGATATCGAAATCCGTGCACGCCGTATCCTAAAATTGCGCGATAAGTTGAATCGCATTCTTGCAGAACGTACGGGTCAACCCCTGGAACGTATTGAAAAGGATACAGATCGTGATTACTTCATGACTGCTGCAGACGCGGCTGAATACGGTATCGTTGATAAAGTCATCGAGAAGACACTGCCTAGCGGTGTTTAA
- the gap gene encoding type I glyceraldehyde-3-phosphate dehydrogenase, translated as MSVKVGINGFGRIGRLAFRRIQNVEGIEVVAINDLTDAKMLAHLLKYDTTQGKFQGDVEVHDGFFKVNGKEVKVLANRNPEELPWGDLGVDIVLECTGFFTTKEAAEKHLKGGAKKVVISAPATGDMKTVVYNVNDDILDGTETVISGASCTTNCLAPMAKVLNDKFGIVEGLMTTIHAYTGDQNTLDAPHAKGDFRRARAAAENIIPNTTGAAKAIGLVIPALKGKLDGAAQRVPVATGSLTELVTVLDKSVTVEEINAAMKAASDPDTYGYTEDEIVSSDIKGMTFGSLFDATQTKVLTVGDKQLVKTVAWYDNEMSYTAQLVRTLEKFAKIAK; from the coding sequence ATGAGTGTAAAAGTTGGAATTAACGGATTTGGACGTATTGGCCGCCTTGCTTTCCGCCGTATTCAAAATGTAGAAGGTATCGAAGTGGTAGCAATCAACGACTTGACTGACGCTAAGATGCTTGCTCATTTGCTTAAATATGATACAACTCAAGGTAAATTCCAAGGTGATGTTGAAGTGCATGATGGCTTCTTCAAAGTCAATGGTAAAGAAGTTAAGGTTCTTGCTAACCGCAACCCTGAAGAATTGCCATGGGGCGACCTAGGCGTTGACATCGTACTTGAGTGCACAGGTTTCTTCACAACTAAAGAAGCAGCTGAAAAACACTTGAAAGGTGGAGCTAAGAAAGTAGTTATCTCCGCTCCAGCTACTGGCGACATGAAAACTGTCGTTTACAACGTTAACGATGACATTCTTGATGGTACTGAGACTGTTATTTCCGGCGCATCTTGCACAACTAACTGCCTAGCTCCAATGGCAAAAGTATTGAACGACAAGTTCGGTATTGTTGAAGGCCTGATGACTACAATTCATGCTTACACTGGCGACCAAAACACTTTGGATGCTCCACACGCTAAAGGTGACTTCAGACGTGCTCGTGCAGCAGCTGAGAACATCATTCCTAACACTACTGGTGCTGCTAAAGCAATCGGTCTGGTTATTCCAGCACTTAAAGGTAAATTGGATGGTGCAGCTCAACGTGTTCCAGTTGCAACTGGTTCCCTGACTGAGCTTGTAACTGTTCTTGATAAGAGCGTTACTGTTGAAGAAATCAACGCAGCAATGAAAGCAGCTTCCGATCCAGACACTTATGGTTACACTGAAGATGAAATCGTATCTTCCGACATCAAAGGTATGACTTTCGGATCCCTGTTCGATGCTACACAAACTAAAGTATTGACTGTTGGCGACAAACAACTGGTTAAGACTGTTGCTTGGTATGACAATGAAATGTCCTACACTGCACAATTGGTTCGTACTTTGGAGAAATTCGCTAAAATCGCTAAGTAA
- the gpmI gene encoding 2,3-bisphosphoglycerate-independent phosphoglycerate mutase translates to MSAPKPVALIIMDGFGLRGTTEGNAVAQANKPNYDRYLKQYPNTTLTACGEAVGLPHGQMGNSEVGHLNIGAGRIVYQDLTRIDKSIREGEFFENETLVAAVRNAKNTGKKLHLYALVSDGGVHSHINHLFAMLDLAKKEDMHEVYIHAFMDGRDVPPDSGKKFVEDLVAKIEEVGVGTIATVSGRYYAMDRDKRWDRVEKAYRAMVYGEGPKYTDALEAITASYQNSVFDEFVEPSVIVDSEGKPVTQVQSGDSVVFLNFRPDRAIQLSQVFTNQDFRGFDRGPLFPQDLHFVCLTTFSETVQGYVAYSPKNLDNTLGEVLVQNNKKQLRIAETEKYPHVTFFFSGGRDEELPGETRILINSPKVATYDLQPEMSAYEVAAACVAEIEAERQDAIILNFANPDMVGHSGMLEPTIKAVEVTDECVGKVVDAVVAKGGVAIIIADHGNADMVFDENGRPFTAHTTNPVPFILTDENVVLRDRGILADVAPTILDLMGIPQPAEMTGQSMIASRK, encoded by the coding sequence ATGTCAGCTCCAAAACCTGTAGCTTTGATCATCATGGATGGTTTCGGTTTGCGTGGAACAACTGAAGGCAACGCCGTTGCTCAAGCCAACAAACCTAACTATGACCGTTACTTGAAACAATATCCTAATACTACCCTTACTGCTTGTGGTGAAGCTGTTGGTCTTCCACATGGCCAAATGGGCAACTCTGAAGTAGGGCACTTAAATATTGGTGCAGGACGGATTGTATACCAGGATTTGACTCGTATCGATAAATCGATCCGTGAGGGCGAGTTCTTCGAGAATGAGACACTGGTAGCGGCAGTTAGAAATGCTAAGAACACAGGTAAAAAGCTTCACCTTTACGCGCTTGTATCCGACGGAGGGGTACATAGCCATATTAATCACCTGTTCGCTATGCTTGATCTGGCTAAGAAAGAAGATATGCACGAAGTGTATATCCATGCTTTCATGGATGGCCGGGACGTACCTCCAGATAGCGGTAAGAAGTTTGTCGAAGATCTGGTTGCAAAGATTGAAGAAGTTGGTGTTGGTACAATCGCAACGGTATCCGGACGTTATTACGCAATGGACCGTGACAAACGTTGGGATCGTGTAGAAAAAGCCTATCGCGCTATGGTTTATGGCGAAGGTCCAAAATACACGGATGCTCTAGAGGCCATCACTGCATCTTATCAAAATTCCGTGTTCGATGAATTCGTTGAACCTAGTGTAATTGTAGACAGTGAAGGCAAGCCAGTGACTCAGGTTCAGAGCGGCGATTCCGTTGTGTTCCTCAACTTCCGCCCTGACCGTGCTATTCAATTGTCACAAGTGTTCACGAATCAAGATTTCCGCGGTTTCGACCGGGGTCCTTTGTTCCCACAAGACTTGCACTTCGTATGCCTGACTACTTTCAGCGAAACGGTACAAGGTTACGTAGCCTATTCACCGAAGAACCTGGATAACACATTGGGTGAAGTGCTTGTACAGAACAACAAGAAGCAACTGCGCATAGCGGAAACTGAGAAGTATCCGCACGTAACCTTCTTCTTCAGTGGTGGACGTGATGAGGAACTACCAGGAGAAACTCGTATTTTGATCAACTCCCCTAAAGTAGCAACTTATGATCTTCAACCTGAGATGAGTGCTTACGAAGTGGCTGCAGCCTGCGTAGCAGAAATCGAAGCGGAAAGACAGGATGCTATTATCCTTAACTTTGCAAACCCTGATATGGTTGGTCACTCCGGTATGCTGGAGCCAACAATTAAGGCTGTAGAGGTAACTGATGAGTGTGTTGGTAAAGTAGTGGACGCAGTAGTTGCCAAAGGTGGCGTTGCGATCATTATCGCCGATCACGGTAATGCAGACATGGTATTTGATGAGAACGGTCGTCCGTTCACAGCTCATACCACTAACCCGGTTCCATTCATCCTTACGGATGAAAATGTTGTATTGCGCGATCGCGGTATCCTTGCGGATGTAGCACCAACCATTCTGGATCTGATGGGAATTCCGCAACCTGCGGAAATGACTGGTCAATCCATGATCGCTAGTCGCAAATAA
- the secG gene encoding preprotein translocase subunit SecG — protein sequence MDIFLKVVLLIFSVGLIAVVLLQKGKSAGLSGAISGGAEHLFGKTKARGMELVLQRVTVGLAAGFFIMAILAAVFID from the coding sequence ATGGATATCTTTTTGAAAGTTGTGCTCCTGATTTTTTCCGTCGGTCTTATTGCGGTCGTTCTTCTGCAAAAGGGGAAAAGCGCGGGTCTTTCCGGTGCCATCTCCGGCGGTGCTGAGCATCTCTTTGGTAAAACAAAAGCTCGTGGTATGGAACTCGTACTACAACGTGTAACTGTTGGACTTGCTGCAGGATTCTTCATTATGGCAATTCTAGCTGCTGTTTTCATTGACTAA
- the eno gene encoding phosphopyruvate hydratase, translating to MTIISDVYAREVLDSRGNPTVEVEVFLESGAKGRAIVPSGASTGAHEAVELRDGDKSRYMGKGVLKAVENVNEIIAPEVIGMDALDQLGVDKLMIALDGTHNKGKLGANAILAVSMAVARAAAEALDVPLYVYLGGFNAKALPVPMMNIINGGEHADNNIDVQEFMVLPVGAPSFKEALRTGAEIFHNLKSVLQAKGLNTAVGDEGGFAPNLGSNEEAITTIIEAIEKAGYKPGVDVFLGMDVASTEFYKDGKYTLAGEGKSYTSAEYVDLLASWVEKYPIITIEDGMSEDDWDGWKLLTEKLGDKVQLVGDDLFVTNTERLATGIEKGIGNSILVKVNQIGTLTETFDAIEMAKRAGYTAVISHRSGESEDSTIADIAVATNAGQIKTGAPSRTDRVAKYNQLLRIEDELGELAQYNGLKSFYNLKR from the coding sequence ATGACTATTATTTCTGATGTATATGCTCGCGAAGTCCTTGACTCCCGTGGTAACCCTACTGTAGAGGTTGAAGTATTCTTGGAATCCGGCGCTAAAGGCCGCGCTATCGTTCCTTCCGGTGCTTCCACTGGTGCTCATGAAGCTGTAGAGCTTCGTGATGGCGACAAATCCCGTTACATGGGTAAAGGTGTTCTGAAAGCTGTTGAGAACGTAAATGAAATCATCGCTCCAGAAGTTATCGGTATGGACGCTCTTGACCAACTGGGTGTCGATAAATTGATGATCGCCCTTGATGGTACTCACAACAAAGGTAAACTCGGAGCTAACGCTATCTTGGCAGTATCCATGGCTGTAGCTCGCGCTGCAGCAGAAGCTTTGGATGTACCTTTGTATGTATACCTTGGTGGATTCAACGCTAAAGCTCTTCCAGTACCAATGATGAACATCATCAACGGTGGTGAGCATGCTGACAACAACATCGACGTTCAAGAGTTCATGGTTCTTCCTGTAGGAGCTCCAAGCTTCAAAGAAGCTCTTCGCACAGGTGCTGAAATCTTCCACAACCTGAAATCCGTTCTTCAAGCTAAAGGCTTGAACACAGCTGTAGGTGACGAAGGTGGTTTCGCACCAAACCTTGGTTCGAATGAAGAAGCAATCACTACAATCATCGAAGCTATCGAAAAAGCTGGTTACAAACCAGGTGTTGACGTATTCTTGGGTATGGACGTTGCTTCCACTGAGTTCTACAAAGACGGTAAATACACACTTGCTGGCGAAGGTAAATCTTACACTTCCGCTGAGTATGTTGACCTTCTTGCTTCATGGGTTGAGAAATATCCAATTATTACAATCGAAGACGGTATGTCCGAAGATGACTGGGATGGTTGGAAATTGCTTACTGAAAAATTGGGCGATAAAGTTCAATTGGTTGGTGACGACTTGTTCGTTACAAACACTGAGCGTCTTGCAACAGGTATCGAAAAAGGTATCGGTAACTCCATCTTGGTTAAGGTTAACCAAATTGGTACATTGACTGAAACTTTCGATGCTATCGAAATGGCTAAACGTGCTGGTTACACAGCAGTTATCTCTCACCGTTCCGGTGAATCCGAAGATAGCACAATCGCTGATATCGCTGTAGCGACTAATGCTGGCCAAATCAAAACTGGTGCTCCTTCCCGTACAGACCGTGTAGCTAAATACAACCAATTGCTTCGCATCGAAGACGAGTTGGGTGAATTGGCTCAATACAACGGCCTGAAATCCTTCTACAACCTTAAAAGATAA
- a CDS encoding sugar-binding domain-containing protein produces the protein MRNLLDIQKQLLPDLMETLKRRYTILHQIMLSDIIGRRTLAASLDMTERVLRAETDLLKSQGLIEIESVGMRISAAGRRLLDLLEPVVKSLFGLDELEEKIRSTYGLDKVIVVPGDCESSPFTKRELGRAGAKALLSVLRTDDIVAVTGGSTLADMADQLTPPLSLSYKNAWFVPARGGLGESMEIQANTIASTMAKRVGANYRLLHVPDLLSGDAYQSLALDSNIGEIVQIIRSSRIIVHGIGDAIEMTRRRKLDEATVSEIQGEGAVAESFGYYFNEDGRVVHTMLTMGLRLEDIIRTETVIGIAGGKPKAKAIHAMLRFGQENILVTDEAAAVEIGKEIDNQLQISS, from the coding sequence ATGCGTAATTTATTAGATATCCAAAAGCAGCTTCTGCCTGATCTCATGGAAACCCTTAAGAGACGGTACACGATTCTTCATCAGATCATGTTGTCCGATATCATTGGGCGCAGAACGCTTGCCGCTTCGCTTGATATGACTGAGCGGGTACTGCGTGCCGAGACGGATCTTCTGAAATCGCAAGGGCTCATTGAGATTGAGAGCGTTGGTATGCGTATTAGCGCTGCTGGGCGTAGGCTGCTTGATTTGCTAGAGCCGGTCGTTAAGAGCCTGTTTGGTCTGGATGAGCTGGAAGAGAAAATTCGGTCAACGTACGGTCTGGATAAAGTTATTGTGGTACCGGGTGATTGTGAGTCATCGCCGTTCACCAAACGTGAACTTGGCCGAGCAGGAGCAAAAGCACTGCTTAGTGTACTTCGTACAGATGATATTGTTGCTGTCACAGGTGGATCAACGCTTGCCGACATGGCTGATCAACTGACACCACCGTTATCCCTTTCCTACAAGAACGCTTGGTTTGTTCCGGCGCGTGGTGGATTAGGGGAGAGTATGGAGATTCAAGCCAATACGATTGCCTCAACAATGGCAAAACGGGTTGGAGCGAATTACCGGTTGCTGCATGTACCTGATTTACTTAGTGGGGATGCTTACCAGTCACTAGCTCTTGACTCTAATATTGGAGAGATTGTACAAATCATCCGCAGTTCGCGTATTATTGTACATGGGATAGGGGATGCCATTGAAATGACTCGCCGCCGCAAGCTGGATGAGGCTACAGTCTCAGAAATCCAGGGTGAGGGAGCAGTCGCCGAATCCTTTGGGTATTACTTTAACGAAGATGGTCGGGTTGTCCATACTATGCTTACGATGGGACTACGTCTAGAAGATATTATTCGGACGGAGACAGTCATCGGTATTGCTGGAGGCAAGCCAAAGGCCAAAGCCATTCATGCGATGCTACGTTTCGGGCAGGAGAATATTCTCGTCACGGACGAGGCTGCTGCTGTAGAAATAGGCAAGGAAATTGATAATCAGTTACAGATATCTTCGTAA
- the rnr gene encoding ribonuclease R: MITQEILLDFMRETAYKPMTYEELVSHFALEDSTGFKKFEELLVELEQDGRIVLTRNARYGVPERMDLLRGRLQAHAKGFAFLIPDDRDHPDVYIHANDLKGAMNGDIVLIRITSQSPSGGRMEGEVERIVKRGVLQTVGVFQNLETYGFVLPDDKRINRDIFIPKQSFMGAVDGQKVVVRIVNYPEGRSAAEGEIIEILGHKDDPGVDILSIIRKHQLPEAFPAEVMDEADNAPDSITEEEIAEQGRRDLRGLNIVTIDGEDAKDLDDAVNVQRLENGHYKLGVHIADVGYYVRESSELDKEAYDRGCSVYLVDRVIPMLPHRLSNGICSLNPQVDRLTMSCEMEFNEQMKVVKHDVFTSVIRTKERMTYSNVRKILEDEDPELLERYSPLIDDFRLMKELAMKLRDARMRRGAVDFDFEESKIIVDENGKAVDIVKRERSVAEQIIEEFMLAANETVAEHFHWLKVPFLYRIHEDPDPEKLQNFMAFAANFGYHVKGRGNSVHPRALQDLLEQIQGTKEQTVISTMMLRSMKQAKYDAESTGHFGLAAEYYSHFTSPIRRYPDLVIHRVMREVIESGGALSQKRHDYLASRMPDIAQQSSERERVAVEAERDTEQLKKAEYMQDKVGEEFEAMVSSVTSFGMFIELDNTVEGLIRLSAMSDDYYHFDEAHMALIGERTSRVFRIGDEVKIRVAKVNMDDHTIDFELVDMKPRAPGEHRSGGFGGGRGGKGGRSGGGGFKAPAGGKGGGAGGKSRSGKGKPGAAVGAGKGKPGAGARAGEGPREAAGVVAPGGRGKRKRGRDAGEDASRGVAAPGGRNGAERGGEAGGNAGAPRERSGGRGRGGDNGGAGGGRGISFGFGSGKGGYGAPASDSSSGEVRGLDGSTKFRSREDRGGNFDGGEGRNGASTGKSRRKKKNKSGVFIGQSVTPGNVQTSEQATSKRSDTTGSAPDGAPRKRKKK, encoded by the coding sequence ATGATAACACAAGAAATATTACTCGATTTCATGCGGGAAACTGCATATAAACCAATGACTTATGAAGAGCTGGTGAGCCATTTTGCTCTAGAAGATAGCACAGGGTTTAAAAAGTTCGAGGAACTACTAGTTGAATTAGAACAAGACGGAAGAATTGTATTAACTCGTAATGCACGTTATGGCGTGCCGGAACGAATGGATTTACTGCGCGGCCGATTACAGGCTCATGCAAAAGGCTTCGCTTTTCTTATCCCGGATGATCGTGATCATCCTGACGTATACATCCATGCGAATGACCTTAAGGGAGCTATGAATGGCGATATCGTCTTAATACGTATTACCTCTCAAAGTCCGTCTGGCGGACGTATGGAAGGCGAAGTGGAGCGTATTGTTAAACGAGGCGTATTGCAGACTGTAGGCGTATTTCAAAACTTGGAGACCTACGGCTTTGTGCTGCCTGATGATAAACGGATTAACCGTGATATTTTTATTCCGAAGCAATCCTTCATGGGAGCGGTAGACGGCCAAAAGGTCGTTGTACGCATCGTGAATTATCCAGAAGGTCGATCTGCGGCAGAAGGTGAAATTATTGAGATCCTCGGACATAAGGATGATCCGGGAGTTGATATTCTATCTATCATCCGTAAGCATCAGCTGCCAGAGGCATTTCCGGCTGAAGTGATGGACGAAGCGGACAACGCTCCAGATTCAATCACGGAAGAGGAAATTGCTGAGCAGGGACGACGGGACTTGCGCGGACTGAACATTGTCACGATTGATGGTGAAGATGCTAAAGACTTGGATGATGCGGTTAATGTTCAGCGACTAGAGAACGGACATTATAAGCTAGGCGTCCATATTGCGGATGTAGGTTATTACGTGCGTGAGAGCTCTGAGCTTGATAAAGAAGCTTATGATCGTGGCTGTAGTGTGTACTTGGTGGATCGGGTTATTCCGATGCTACCACACCGTCTGTCTAACGGGATTTGTAGTTTGAATCCGCAGGTAGACCGCTTAACGATGTCATGCGAGATGGAATTTAATGAGCAAATGAAGGTAGTGAAGCACGATGTCTTTACGAGTGTGATTCGCACCAAGGAAAGAATGACCTATTCAAATGTTCGCAAAATTCTGGAGGATGAAGATCCAGAACTGCTTGAGCGCTATAGTCCATTAATTGATGATTTCCGCCTCATGAAAGAACTGGCGATGAAGCTACGCGATGCACGGATGCGTCGGGGAGCGGTTGATTTTGATTTCGAAGAGAGCAAAATCATCGTGGATGAGAACGGTAAGGCAGTAGATATTGTGAAGCGTGAGCGTTCTGTAGCTGAGCAGATTATCGAGGAATTCATGCTCGCAGCAAATGAAACAGTTGCTGAGCATTTCCACTGGTTGAAGGTTCCGTTCCTTTACCGGATTCATGAAGATCCAGATCCTGAGAAGCTGCAGAATTTTATGGCTTTTGCGGCCAATTTCGGATATCACGTAAAGGGTCGTGGCAATTCGGTTCATCCGCGAGCTTTACAGGATCTGCTGGAGCAAATCCAAGGGACAAAGGAACAGACGGTCATCAGTACGATGATGTTACGGTCCATGAAGCAAGCGAAATATGATGCGGAGAGCACAGGCCACTTCGGACTTGCTGCGGAATATTATTCCCACTTCACTTCTCCAATTCGTCGGTACCCCGATCTGGTCATTCACCGCGTTATGCGTGAAGTGATTGAGAGTGGAGGGGCACTGAGCCAGAAAAGGCATGATTATTTGGCCAGCCGGATGCCTGACATTGCTCAGCAGTCCTCGGAACGTGAGCGTGTGGCGGTAGAAGCCGAGCGCGATACGGAGCAGCTGAAGAAGGCTGAGTACATGCAGGATAAAGTGGGTGAGGAATTCGAGGCTATGGTCAGCAGTGTGACTAGCTTCGGAATGTTCATCGAGCTGGACAATACCGTCGAAGGCCTTATTCGTCTCAGTGCTATGAGCGACGATTATTATCACTTCGACGAGGCCCATATGGCGCTCATTGGTGAGCGCACATCGCGGGTGTTCCGCATTGGCGACGAGGTGAAGATTCGAGTCGCCAAGGTGAATATGGATGACCACACGATCGATTTCGAGTTGGTCGACATGAAGCCACGCGCGCCGGGCGAGCATCGCAGCGGTGGCTTTGGAGGCGGCCGCGGTGGCAAAGGCGGCCGTTCAGGTGGCGGCGGCTTCAAGGCGCCAGCCGGGGGTAAAGGCGGCGGCGCGGGCGGCAAGAGCCGCAGCGGTAAAGGTAAGCCCGGCGCGGCTGTAGGCGCGGGCAAGGGCAAGCCGGGCGCAGGTGCGCGCGCCGGTGAAGGGCCGCGCGAAGCGGCCGGTGTTGTTGCACCGGGCGGACGCGGAAAGCGGAAGCGCGGGCGTGATGCCGGCGAGGATGCGAGCCGGGGTGTTGCGGCGCCGGGCGGACGCAACGGCGCAGAGCGCGGGGGCGAGGCCGGCGGCAACGCAGGCGCGCCGCGTGAGCGCAGCGGCGGTCGAGGCCGCGGCGGTGACAACGGCGGTGCCGGTGGTGGACGCGGCATTAGCTTCGGCTTTGGCTCCGGCAAAGGCGGATATGGCGCTCCTGCGTCCGATTCTTCCAGCGGCGAAGTCCGCGGCCTGGACGGCAGCACGAAGTTCCGTAGCCGCGAGGACCGCGGTGGTAACTTTGACGGAGGAGAAGGCCGAAATGGTGCTTCAACAGGCAAAAGTCGCCGGAAAAAGAAGAACAAAAGCGGAGTGTTCATCGGTCAGTCCGTGACACCTGGCAACGTTCAGACGTCTGAACAAGCCACTTCTAAACGTAGTGACACTACAGGTAGCGCTCCAGACGGAGCTCCACGTAAGAGAAAGAAGAAATAA
- the tpiA gene encoding triose-phosphate isomerase, protein MRTPIIAGNWKMFKTVPEAESFIADIKGKAEVEGVETVICAPFTNLPALVAAAKGTDIKIGAQNLHFEDNGAYTGEISGVMLSDLGVDYVIIGHSERRAYFGETDEIVNKKMHAAFRHGITPIVCVGEKLEEREADQTKAVCKVQTEAAFQGLSAEQAAKVVIAYEPIWAIGTGKSSTSQDANEVIAYIRSLVKDLYDAATAEAVRIQYGGSVKPENVTEYMGQSDIDGALVGGASLQPASFVQLVEGAK, encoded by the coding sequence ATGAGAACACCAATTATTGCTGGTAACTGGAAGATGTTCAAAACAGTCCCTGAAGCAGAAAGTTTTATCGCTGATATCAAAGGCAAAGCAGAAGTAGAAGGCGTTGAGACTGTAATCTGCGCTCCATTTACTAACCTGCCTGCACTTGTAGCAGCTGCAAAAGGTACAGACATCAAGATTGGCGCACAGAACCTACACTTTGAAGATAACGGTGCTTACACAGGAGAAATCAGTGGTGTAATGCTTAGCGATCTCGGCGTAGATTATGTAATCATTGGTCACTCCGAGCGTCGTGCTTATTTTGGCGAAACAGATGAAATCGTGAATAAGAAAATGCATGCTGCATTCCGTCACGGTATCACTCCAATCGTATGTGTAGGCGAAAAGCTTGAAGAGCGTGAAGCTGATCAAACTAAAGCAGTATGTAAAGTACAAACTGAAGCTGCATTCCAAGGACTAAGTGCCGAGCAAGCAGCAAAAGTTGTCATTGCATACGAACCTATCTGGGCTATTGGCACAGGTAAATCTTCCACTTCCCAAGATGCTAACGAAGTTATTGCTTACATCCGCAGTCTTGTAAAAGATCTGTATGATGCAGCAACAGCTGAAGCTGTTCGTATTCAATACGGCGGCAGCGTGAAGCCTGAGAATGTAACTGAGTACATGGGCCAAAGCGACATCGATGGTGCGCTTGTTGGCGGTGCCAGCTTGCAGCCTGCTTCCTTCGTTCAATTGGTTGAGGGGGCGAAGTAA